The DNA region TGATtcattcgactatgggttctGAAACGTTTCTTGAAGTGATTTTGGCAATTCTCTTACCACCTGTTGGAGTCTTCCTTAGATACGGATGTGGAGTAATCTTCTTTTTTTGGTTTCAGATatttaatttcaattatttgCTGCTAATGCTTAAGTTATTCACTACATTGTTTGCGTTGTAGTATCTTAAATTATGTGTAGAATTTCTAAAAAATATTGTagtattgttgattttggaTTTCAGGTGGAATTTTGGATCGATTTGTTGCTGACACTGCTGGGATACATACCGGGGATTATCTACGCAATTTACGTACTTGTTGGATAACTGATATCGCTCTGGTGTATGGAGAAGGATTTAATTTTTAAGCCGTGTTTATATTATGAAGTTTCAAAGAATGATTATGATGTCAAACTGCATGGTGATttacattttatttatatatatatatatatttgtgtgtgtgtgtgtgtgttatttaCTCTTACACTACGTGGTATAATGACAAATACTGATGGGATAAACTTGCATGATGATTAAGAGAAGGATTGTGACGAGTTATTGATCTGATTGGTTAGGTACGTCGTAAAGTAGTGATTTATGATCTTAATAAATCACTCCTTTGGAGAAAGGTTAGAAAAATggtaaatctataaacaaaataGTTTTGTACTGTAATAAAATTATATGATTGTAGTGTCTGGTTGAATCGATTATATTGAAGACATTACGATGTAATAGATTTGAGTGATTTGTGCACGCCTACGATCGATCCTCAGAgatgttataatgagttcaaTGCTTGCAT from Primulina tabacum isolate GXHZ01 chromosome 14, ASM2559414v2, whole genome shotgun sequence includes:
- the LOC142525398 gene encoding low temperature-induced protein lt101.2-like, encoding MGSETFLEVILAILLPPVGVFLRYGCGVEFWIDLLLTLLGYIPGIIYAIYVLVG